GGTAGTAGTCATATAGTTCACCTTGTCGCTTTCAACCACGTCCTTCACAGCCATTGCCCTTGGTAGACCGCCTTTCATTCTGAGTTCCATAATCTCTTCTGTGAGAAGTCCTCCGCCACCACCGCAGCAGAAGGTCTTTTCTTTAATAGTATTCGCATCCATTTCTACAACTTTGTTGCACACAGAATTGATTACAGCTCTTGATTCGTCGATAATGTCTCCAGACCTTGCCCACATGCAGGGGTCATGTATTGTTACTATGACATCGTCGTTGCGTGATTTGTCAAAATTAAGCTTACCCTTATTTATCAGGTCAGCAGTATACTCGACTATATTCATAAACTTGAAGGGCAGAGGTCCATTCATATCCTCCATGTACTGTCTTGCTGCTCTCCATGCATGACCACACTCACCGAAGATTACAAGCTTTGCACCGACTTCCTTTGCTACCTTGACAACTCTGAGGTTAATAGCCTTGGTATCGTCGTAGCTGAAAAATAGTCCGAAGTTTGCTGCCTCACTGGCATAGCTGCTCATGGTCCAGTCAGCACCAATAGCATGAAATACCTTTGCAACGCCTACCATTGTATCAGTGTTGACAAAGAGGTCTGCACTCGGGGGTAGATATAGAATCTCTGCTTTCTCTCTATTCACTGGCAGTTTTACCTTGACGCCTATCATCTCTTCTATATCTTCTTCAAGGAACTCACAGTTTGCTTTAAAAGCCTTTTCAGGTATACCGATGTTGTTGCCGTGTTTGTAAACAAGTGAGATAACTTTTGTTATATACTTGGTAGCAAGACCTACGCTATTGAGTACCTCTCTTCCTGCCATAGTGATTTCAGCTGTGTCTATGCCGTAAGGGCAGAAGACTGAGCAGCGTCTGCATTCAGTGCACTGATAGAAATACTTTAACCACTCATTCTTGATAATTTCAGGGGTAAGCTTTTGGGCTCCGGCAAGACTGCCAAAGAGCTTTCCTCCTATGGTGAAGTGTCCCCTGTAGACTTTTCTGAGAAGCTCTTGCCTTCCAACAGGTGAGTTTTTGGGGTCACCTGTGCCGAGGTAGTAATGGCACTGCTTAAAACAGGCACCGCATCTGACACAGATATCAAGATAAAGCTGAACACTCTTACGCTCTTTTCTTACCTGGTCAAGGCGTTTAAGTGCAACCTCCACCATCTGGTCATCCGGCAGAGGCTCTTTTGGAATATCTGTTTTAAGTAGTTCAGCTATACCGGGCTGCATGGCCTTATTTATATAACCTTCGGCTGCTCCGGGTGTGAACTTTACGTCCTCAAACACCTTTTCAAGATTCTTTCCCATTTTTATTCCTCCGGTATTTCTTTGGTATGGGCTTCTCCTCC
This DNA window, taken from archaeon BMS3Bbin15, encodes the following:
- a CDS encoding succinate dehydrogenase/fumarate reductase iron-sulfur subunit, translating into MGKNLEKVFEDVKFTPGAAEGYINKAMQPGIAELLKTDIPKEPLPDDQMVEVALKRLDQVRKERKSVQLYLDICVRCGACFKQCHYYLGTGDPKNSPVGRQELLRKVYRGHFTIGGKLFGSLAGAQKLTPEIIKNEWLKYFYQCTECRRCSVFCPYGIDTAEITMAGREVLNSVGLATKYITKVISLVYKHGNNIGIPEKAFKANCEFLEEDIEEMIGVKVKLPVNREKAEILYLPPSADLFVNTDTMVGVAKVFHAIGADWTMSSYASEAANFGLFFSYDDTKAINLRVVKVAKEVGAKLVIFGECGHAWRAARQYMEDMNGPLPFKFMNIVEYTADLINKGKLNFDKSRNDDVIVTIHDPCMWARSGDIIDESRAVINSVCNKVVEMDANTIKEKTFCCGGGGGLLTEEIMELRMKGGLPRAMAVKDVVESDKVNYMTTTCAIDKAQLPLVMQYYELPVEVGGIHDLVSKAIILEGQKEPEEMEEEMEAPAGPSVCGLCDTEFSSMDECCEHAEKEHKISKDQCDMACEPKE